The following proteins are co-located in the Acinetobacter shaoyimingii genome:
- a CDS encoding IS982 family transposase has protein sequence MFNSTELFCLIDDFFLQFEATYWKFLKQDGKLSRIRVAQLSLSEIIFIAIWYKSSHFTNFKAFFTWLKEDKSYLFKYLPCYQRMIHLINMHQLALHALHVALMKGQETQYLWIDSTTLPVCKNQRIQRHKSLVQIASRGRSSMGWFYGCKLHIAMNQFGEITCSALSNGHVADIKMVEQLVDGLKGKIYGDRGYISQELKRRLQVQGIDLITYHRRNMESVQLSASDEYHLRQRNKIETLFSLLKGQYHLVTSKARSTYGFLSGIYASLCAYQLTHRNKPTIQIMESSA, from the coding sequence ATGTTCAATAGTACCGAATTATTCTGCTTAATTGATGACTTTTTTCTACAATTTGAAGCAACTTATTGGAAATTTCTCAAGCAAGATGGCAAACTTTCAAGAATCCGAGTTGCTCAACTCAGTCTTTCAGAAATTATCTTTATTGCTATTTGGTATAAATCCTCTCATTTCACTAATTTCAAAGCCTTTTTCACTTGGTTAAAAGAAGATAAAAGCTATTTATTTAAATACTTGCCTTGCTATCAAAGGATGATTCATCTGATCAATATGCACCAATTGGCTCTACACGCTTTGCATGTGGCGCTGATGAAAGGTCAAGAAACACAATATTTATGGATTGATTCAACAACTCTGCCAGTTTGTAAAAATCAACGTATTCAACGCCATAAATCATTAGTCCAAATTGCATCACGCGGTAGAAGCTCAATGGGTTGGTTCTATGGCTGTAAATTACATATTGCGATGAATCAATTTGGTGAAATTACCTGTTCTGCTTTATCGAATGGACATGTTGCTGACATAAAAATGGTTGAGCAATTAGTTGATGGCCTAAAAGGAAAAATTTACGGGGATCGAGGCTACATCAGCCAAGAATTAAAGCGCAGGCTGCAAGTTCAAGGTATTGATTTAATTACTTATCATCGGAGGAACATGGAATCTGTTCAACTCAGTGCATCAGATGAATATCACCTAAGGCAACGCAATAAGATAGAAACATTATTCAGCTTATTGAAAGGGCAATATCATTTAGTGACGAGTAAAGCACGTAGTACTTATGGATTTCTCAGCGGAATTTATGCTTCGTTATGTGCATATCAATTAACCCATCGAAATAAGCCAACGATTCAAATTATGGAGTCATCGGCTTAA